A window of the Pseudomonas fluorescens genome harbors these coding sequences:
- the lptG gene encoding LPS export ABC transporter permease LptG — MVKLDRYIGSSVFVAIIAVLAIILGLATLFAFIDEMGDVSETYTLVDVLSFVLLTAPRRMYDMLPMAALIGCLIGLGSLASSSELTVMRAAGVSIGRIVWAVMKPMLVLMLAGVLIGEYVAPATESMAQANRSLAQGSGDAQSAKHGMWHRQGEEFIHINSVQPNGRLYGVTRYHFDKERHLLSSSFAKRAEFDTDHWQLTDVTTTKFHERSTEVVNTPVERWDVSLSPQLLSTVVMAPESLSITGLWGYIHYLADQGLSNGRYWLAFWVKVLQPLVTAALVLMAISFIFGPLRSVTLGQRVFTGVLVGFTFRIVQDLLGPSSLVFGFSPLFAVLVPAGVCALAGVWLLRRAG; from the coding sequence GTGGTTAAACTCGACCGCTACATCGGCAGCAGCGTATTTGTCGCGATCATCGCGGTGCTGGCGATCATTCTCGGCCTGGCTACCTTGTTCGCATTCATCGACGAGATGGGTGACGTCAGCGAAACCTACACCCTGGTCGATGTCCTGAGCTTCGTACTCCTGACCGCGCCGCGCCGCATGTACGACATGCTGCCGATGGCGGCGCTGATCGGCTGCCTGATCGGCCTCGGCAGTCTGGCGAGCAGCAGTGAGCTGACGGTAATGCGCGCTGCAGGTGTGTCCATCGGACGTATCGTCTGGGCGGTAATGAAGCCGATGCTGGTGCTGATGCTGGCTGGCGTACTGATCGGCGAGTACGTGGCGCCGGCCACCGAAAGCATGGCCCAGGCCAACCGTTCGCTGGCGCAAGGCAGCGGCGATGCGCAAAGTGCCAAGCACGGCATGTGGCACCGTCAGGGCGAGGAATTCATTCACATCAACTCCGTGCAGCCCAACGGTCGCCTGTATGGCGTGACCCGCTATCACTTCGACAAAGAGCGTCATCTGCTGAGCTCGAGCTTCGCCAAGCGCGCCGAGTTCGACACCGATCACTGGCAGCTGACCGACGTGACCACCACCAAATTCCACGAGCGCAGCACCGAAGTGGTCAATACACCGGTCGAGCGCTGGGATGTTTCGCTGAGCCCGCAATTGCTGAGCACTGTGGTGATGGCGCCGGAATCGCTGTCGATCACCGGTCTGTGGGGTTATATCCACTATCTGGCCGATCAGGGCCTGAGCAACGGACGTTACTGGCTGGCATTTTGGGTCAAGGTGTTGCAGCCGCTGGTGACCGCCGCGCTGGTGCTGATGGCGATCTCCTTCATCTTCGGTCCGTTGCGTTCGGTGACCCTCGGTCAGCGGGTATTCACCGGGGTATTGGTGGGTTTCACCTTCCGCATCGTTCAGGATCTGCTGGGTCCGTCCAGTCTGGTGTTCGGCTTCTCGCCGCTGTTCGCGGTGCTTGTACCGGCTGGCGTTTGTGCGCTGGCGGGTGTCTGGCTGTTGCGTCGAGCCGGTTGA